A genomic region of Nostoc sp. UHCC 0702 contains the following coding sequences:
- a CDS encoding iron-sulfur cluster assembly accessory protein, which translates to MIHLSPAALSEIGRLKSKQPNALFRLAVKPGGCSGLFYDMSFDEAVKVSDRLFDLNGIQVVVDAETLDYVNDLALDYSEDLMGGGFRFHNPQAIATCGCGNSFCVSQ; encoded by the coding sequence ATGATTCATCTGAGTCCAGCAGCCTTAAGTGAAATTGGGCGATTAAAGTCAAAGCAGCCAAATGCCTTGTTTCGATTAGCAGTTAAACCGGGTGGTTGTTCCGGTTTGTTTTACGATATGTCCTTTGATGAAGCAGTAAAAGTCAGCGATCGCCTTTTTGACCTGAATGGCATTCAAGTAGTTGTAGACGCCGAAACCTTAGATTACGTCAATGATTTAGCCTTGGATTATTCCGAAGATTTGATGGGTGGAGGTTTTCGCTTCCATAACCCCCAAGCGATCGCGACTTGTGGCTGCGGCAATTCCTTCTGTGTGAGTCAATAG
- a CDS encoding glycosyltransferase family 39 protein — MLAKHRVSHYLLPLAEDTAKLALRPPLVKKLINFKYIYLPLSTRVGWRVIKVNQYIREKQWLFSLLGASLVLWLMFLGNSALRDWDEGTVAQVAREIWRAPVGSMRWLYPTLGGEPYYNKPPLMHLLIAWAYSLLGVSEWTTRLPSAVLTALGVPLLYLIGRMVFSQSLPALFAALVYLTMLPVVRHGRLAMLDGTIITFFLLLLFCLLKARQNQRYALGVGICLGLITLTKGMIVLLLAGIACLFLVANRQLALLRSHYLWVGIFLGNTLAIAWYAAQWQYYGSSFLQINFQAQTFSRLVQPVEGHSGPPWYYLIELLKYGFPWLIFLPGGFYLAWKKRDTTWGCLVIIGTIVYLVTISLMRTKLPWYIMPVYPFLALAIGAKLSEVWQQQHFKRWWAVLFAVIAIAGLGGCVYFAITHTEPVLIAMSMVLTISMGIVAWLIQQRDRYFIPVLFSGMYLVLALLMSSQSWVWELNEAFAVKPVAALIRSHVSPGTKVYTSFSYGRPSLDFYCDCKVIPANLPVLQQVWQNNSYLLLNQASLKIINLTGSKVLGTAEDFTLIAPQNQ; from the coding sequence ATGCTGGCAAAGCATAGGGTCTCACACTACTTGTTGCCTTTGGCAGAAGACACAGCAAAGCTTGCGCTGAGGCCGCCACTAGTTAAAAAATTAATAAATTTTAAGTACATTTATCTGCCTCTCAGTACCAGAGTGGGCTGGAGGGTAATAAAAGTGAATCAATATATCCGAGAAAAACAATGGCTATTTAGTTTACTTGGGGCATCTCTAGTTTTGTGGCTGATGTTTTTGGGAAACTCCGCTTTGCGAGACTGGGATGAAGGTACTGTGGCACAAGTAGCCCGTGAAATTTGGCGCGCCCCGGTTGGTTCAATGCGTTGGCTTTACCCCACTTTAGGAGGTGAACCGTATTATAATAAGCCGCCACTGATGCATTTGCTAATTGCTTGGGCTTACTCCCTATTAGGTGTGAGTGAATGGACAACACGCTTACCTAGTGCTGTTTTAACTGCTTTGGGAGTGCCTTTACTTTATTTAATAGGGCGTATGGTTTTTAGCCAAAGTTTACCAGCTTTGTTTGCTGCTTTGGTTTACTTGACGATGTTGCCTGTGGTGCGTCACGGGCGACTGGCGATGCTAGATGGTACGATTATTACTTTTTTTCTGCTGTTGTTGTTTTGTTTGCTAAAAGCACGACAAAACCAACGCTATGCTTTAGGCGTGGGCATTTGTCTGGGCTTAATTACTTTAACCAAAGGGATGATAGTTTTGTTGCTGGCAGGAATTGCCTGTTTATTCCTGGTTGCAAATAGACAGCTAGCTTTGTTAAGAAGCCATTATTTATGGGTGGGAATCTTTTTAGGAAATACTTTGGCGATCGCTTGGTATGCTGCTCAATGGCAATATTATGGCAGTAGTTTCTTACAAATTAATTTTCAAGCACAAACTTTTAGCCGCCTTGTCCAACCTGTGGAAGGTCATAGTGGCCCACCTTGGTACTATTTAATTGAGTTACTCAAATATGGTTTTCCCTGGCTGATATTTTTGCCAGGAGGATTTTATCTAGCTTGGAAAAAGCGTGATACTACCTGGGGTTGTCTAGTTATTATCGGCACAATTGTTTACTTAGTGACTATTTCTTTGATGAGAACAAAACTCCCTTGGTATATCATGCCTGTCTATCCATTTTTGGCTTTGGCAATTGGTGCTAAACTCAGCGAAGTTTGGCAGCAGCAGCATTTTAAAAGGTGGTGGGCAGTATTGTTTGCTGTGATTGCGATCGCAGGTTTAGGAGGTTGTGTTTACTTCGCTATTACTCACACTGAACCTGTTTTAATCGCTATGAGTATGGTTTTGACCATCAGCATGGGTATTGTAGCATGGCTAATTCAACAGCGCGATCGCTACTTTATTCCAGTTTTATTTTCTGGCATGTACTTAGTATTAGCACTGTTGATGAGTTCACAATCATGGGTTTGGGAGTTAAATGAAGCATTTGCAGTCAAGCCAGTTGCTGCATTAATTCGTTCACATGTCTCACCAGGAACAAAAGTTTATACGTCTTTTTCTTATGGTCGTCCTAGTTTAGATTTTTACTGCGATTGCAAAGTTATTCCTGCAAATTTACCAGTTTTACAACAAGTTTGGCAAAATAATTCTTATTTGCTGTTAAATCAAGCTAGTTTAAAAATAATCAATTTAACTGGGAGTAAGGTTTTAGGCACAGCCGAAGATTTTACTTTAATTGCACCCCAAAATCAGTAA
- a CDS encoding cupin domain-containing protein — protein MAQYQETTHINALPISTAITNRGIAATELRPWGSFTVLEEGRGYKIKRIEVKPGHRLSLQMHHHRSEHWIVVSGTARVVCGEQEILLGNNQSTYVPQCTSHRLENPGVIPLVLIEVQNGEYLGEDDIIRYQDDYARTKD, from the coding sequence ATGGCTCAATATCAAGAAACCACACACATTAATGCTCTGCCCATATCCACCGCCATCACTAACCGAGGTATTGCTGCTACTGAACTGCGTCCTTGGGGTTCTTTTACTGTTTTGGAAGAAGGGCGGGGATACAAAATCAAGCGCATCGAAGTCAAGCCTGGACATCGCCTCAGTCTCCAAATGCATCATCACCGCAGCGAACACTGGATTGTCGTTTCTGGTACAGCCAGGGTAGTTTGCGGCGAACAAGAAATACTGCTTGGCAATAATCAGTCAACTTATGTACCTCAATGTACATCTCATCGTTTAGAAAATCCTGGCGTAATTCCCTTGGTGTTAATTGAAGTGCAAAATGGTGAATATTTAGGTGAAGATGATATTATTCGCTACCAAGATGATTATGCTCGTACCAAGGATTAA
- the gltB gene encoding glutamate synthase large subunit, translating to MNDQPMNQLQTMTFSDIYQGQRWLVEERDACGVGFIAHRQNQVSHEIVTKALAALTCLEHRGGCSADQDSGDGAGILTAIPWDLFQQDYLSGKLAGASDSNIAVGMMFLPQEKEVAQRVKQAVELVAAQEKLTVLGWRVVPVQPDLLGVQARENQPQIEQVFLAAEESGDELERQLYITRRRIGKAGNSISEEFYICSLSSRTIVYKGMVRSAVLGEFYEDLKNPAYKSAFAVYHRRFSTNTMPKWPLAQPMRLLGHNGEINTLLGNINWMMAREATLTHPVWGDRVNELKPLVHIDNSDSATLDNVLELLVRSGRSPLEALMIMVPEAYQNQPSLHDYPEIVDFYEYYSGLQEAWDGPALLVFSDGKKVGATLDRNGLRPARYFITKDDYIVVASEAGVVDFPEADIIEKGRLGPGQMIAVDLVNHEVLKNWEIKQRIAKQQPYGEWLQKYRQELKQIVNGHSSSVNGNGHHAALNGNGHKASDNRNGHQASGNGNGHKASDNGQLTTDKIDRQTWLQHQLAFGYTTEDVEMVIETMAVTGSEKTFCMGDDIPLAVLSEKPHLLYDYFKQRFAQVTNPAIDPLREKLVMSLKVELGERGNLLEPKPEYARRLKLESPVLTEAELEVVKLSGFATAELSTLFAIANGPEGLKAAVQALQAQAAESVRAGAKILILSDRAGEGIGTEYTYIPPLLAVGAVHHHLIQEGLRMKTSLIVNTAQCWSTHHFACLIGYGAGAVCPYMALDTVRDWWFDARTQQFMERGKLAAISLEQAIANYRQAVESGLLKILSKMGISLLSSYQAAQIFEAIGIGGDLLELGFKGTTSRIGGLSVSELSQEVLSLHSKAFPELTVKKLENLGFVQYFPKGEYHMNNPELAKALHKAVDGKKYDHYEVYKKHLQNRPVTALRDLLDFASDRQPIPLEEVESVTEIVKRFCTGGMSLGALSREAHEVLAIAMNRIGGKSNSGEGGEDPVRYTVLNDVSDGHSPTLPHLKGLKNGDTASSAIKQVASGRFGVTPAYLSSAKQIEIKIAQGAKPGEGGQLPGPKVSNYIAMLRRSKPGVTLISPPPHHDIYSIEDLAQLIFDLHQINPKAQVSVKLVAEVGIGTIAAGVAKANADIIQISGHDGGTGASPLSSIKHAGSPWELGLSEVHRVLMQNKLRDRVVLRVDGGFKSGWDVMTGALMGGEEFGFGSIAMIAEGCIMARICHTNNCPVGVASQKEELRKRFTGIPEHVVNFFYFIAEEVRSLLARLGYRSLSEIIGRADLLKVRPNVHVSKTQGLNLNCLLQLPDTKEDRSWLVHEQVHSNGPVLDDQLLADPDIQAAISHQTTVSKTLAIVNTDRTVGARLAGAIASQYGDSGFAGQINLNFQGSVGQSFGAFNLPGITLSLEGEANDYVGKGMHGGEIIIKPPADASYNPAQNVIVGNTCVYGATGGFLFANGLAGERFAVRNSKGVAVIEGAGDHCCEYMTGGVIVVLGKVGRNVAAGMTGGLAYFLDEDDSFPELVNREIVKVQRVITEAGEKQLQELIQTHSDRTGSPKAKMILQNWQEYLPKFWQLVPPSEADGPEANPPMTNRQLSPV from the coding sequence ATGAACGATCAACCGATGAATCAATTGCAAACAATGACATTTTCAGATATCTACCAGGGACAAAGGTGGTTAGTTGAGGAAAGAGATGCTTGTGGTGTGGGTTTTATTGCTCATCGTCAAAATCAAGTCAGTCACGAGATTGTGACAAAAGCCTTAGCTGCTTTGACTTGCTTGGAACACCGGGGTGGTTGTAGTGCAGACCAAGATTCTGGTGATGGTGCAGGCATATTGACAGCTATTCCTTGGGATTTGTTTCAGCAAGATTATTTGTCAGGAAAATTAGCAGGTGCATCCGACAGCAATATAGCTGTAGGGATGATGTTTTTACCGCAAGAAAAAGAAGTAGCCCAAAGAGTTAAACAAGCAGTTGAATTGGTAGCTGCACAAGAAAAATTGACTGTACTGGGCTGGCGAGTAGTACCAGTGCAGCCTGATTTATTGGGAGTGCAAGCAAGAGAAAATCAGCCCCAAATCGAACAAGTTTTTCTGGCAGCTGAAGAAAGTGGCGATGAACTAGAACGGCAGTTATATATCACTCGTCGTCGCATTGGTAAAGCAGGTAATAGTATCTCAGAAGAGTTTTATATCTGCTCCTTGTCAAGCCGCACAATTGTTTACAAAGGCATGGTGCGGTCTGCTGTTTTGGGAGAATTTTATGAGGATTTAAAAAATCCAGCTTACAAGAGTGCTTTTGCAGTTTATCATCGTCGCTTTAGTACTAACACCATGCCAAAATGGCCCTTAGCGCAACCGATGCGGCTTTTGGGACACAACGGCGAAATCAATACTTTGTTGGGTAACATTAACTGGATGATGGCTAGAGAAGCTACCCTGACTCATCCAGTATGGGGCGATCGCGTTAACGAACTCAAGCCCTTAGTCCACATTGACAACAGCGACTCAGCCACCCTAGACAACGTACTAGAATTACTCGTGCGGTCTGGACGCAGCCCCTTGGAAGCCTTGATGATTATGGTGCCAGAGGCTTACCAAAATCAACCATCTTTGCATGACTATCCAGAAATTGTCGATTTCTACGAATATTACAGTGGTTTGCAAGAAGCGTGGGATGGGCCAGCACTTTTAGTATTTAGCGACGGCAAAAAAGTTGGTGCAACATTAGACCGCAATGGCTTAAGACCAGCTCGTTACTTCATCACCAAGGATGATTACATCGTCGTCGCTTCCGAAGCAGGTGTAGTTGACTTCCCAGAAGCCGACATTATCGAAAAAGGTAGACTTGGGCCAGGACAAATGATTGCCGTGGATTTGGTCAATCATGAGGTGCTGAAAAACTGGGAGATTAAGCAGCGCATCGCCAAACAACAACCTTACGGAGAATGGCTGCAAAAGTACCGTCAAGAACTCAAGCAAATTGTCAATGGTCATTCGTCATCTGTCAATGGTAATGGGCATCATGCAGCTTTGAATGGCAATGGACATAAAGCCAGTGACAACCGTAACGGGCATCAGGCATCTGGTAATGGCAATGGACATAAAGCCAGTGACAACGGACAACTGACAACTGACAAAATAGATCGACAAACCTGGCTGCAACATCAACTCGCCTTTGGCTACACCACAGAAGATGTAGAAATGGTGATTGAGACAATGGCGGTTACAGGTTCCGAGAAGACTTTCTGTATGGGGGATGATATTCCTCTAGCCGTGTTGTCAGAAAAACCTCACTTGCTTTATGACTATTTCAAACAGCGGTTTGCCCAGGTGACGAACCCAGCTATTGATCCCTTGCGGGAAAAACTAGTGATGTCGTTGAAAGTCGAACTGGGCGAACGGGGAAATTTATTAGAACCGAAACCAGAATATGCCAGGAGACTGAAACTGGAATCGCCTGTATTGACAGAAGCAGAGTTGGAAGTTGTGAAGCTGTCAGGATTTGCTACGGCTGAATTATCAACTCTGTTCGCCATTGCCAACGGCCCAGAAGGATTGAAAGCAGCTGTGCAAGCTTTACAAGCACAAGCCGCCGAGTCAGTGCGGGCAGGTGCGAAGATTTTGATATTGAGTGACAGGGCGGGTGAAGGAATCGGTACAGAATACACCTACATTCCTCCTTTGTTGGCGGTGGGTGCGGTACACCATCACCTGATTCAGGAAGGTTTGCGGATGAAAACCTCCCTGATTGTGAATACGGCTCAATGTTGGAGTACCCATCACTTTGCTTGTCTGATTGGCTATGGTGCTGGTGCTGTTTGTCCATACATGGCTTTGGACACTGTGCGGGATTGGTGGTTCGATGCCAGAACCCAACAATTCATGGAACGGGGTAAACTTGCTGCTATCAGCTTAGAGCAAGCGATCGCTAACTATCGCCAAGCTGTAGAATCAGGTTTACTCAAAATTCTCTCGAAAATGGGAATTTCCTTACTCTCTAGCTATCAAGCAGCCCAAATTTTTGAAGCTATCGGCATCGGTGGCGATTTATTAGAATTAGGCTTTAAAGGTACGACTTCCCGTATCGGTGGTTTGAGTGTGAGTGAACTGTCCCAAGAGGTGCTTTCCTTACACAGCAAAGCTTTCCCAGAACTGACAGTTAAGAAGTTAGAAAACCTGGGCTTTGTGCAGTACTTCCCCAAGGGTGAGTACCATATGAACAACCCCGAACTGGCAAAAGCGCTGCATAAAGCTGTAGATGGCAAGAAATATGACCACTACGAAGTTTACAAAAAGCATCTGCAAAATAGACCAGTTACAGCTTTACGTGACTTGTTGGATTTTGCCAGCGATCGCCAGCCGATTCCTTTAGAAGAAGTAGAATCGGTGACGGAGATTGTCAAACGCTTCTGCACCGGCGGCATGTCTCTGGGCGCTTTGTCAAGAGAAGCCCATGAAGTTTTAGCGATCGCCATGAACCGCATCGGCGGTAAATCTAACTCTGGGGAAGGTGGCGAAGACCCAGTACGCTATACAGTCCTGAATGATGTCAGTGATGGTCACTCGCCAACTCTACCTCACCTCAAAGGGTTAAAGAATGGTGACACTGCTTCTAGTGCCATCAAGCAAGTTGCGTCAGGACGCTTTGGGGTCACACCTGCCTATTTAAGCAGCGCCAAACAAATAGAAATCAAAATCGCCCAAGGTGCAAAACCTGGGGAAGGCGGACAACTGCCAGGGCCAAAGGTGAGCAACTACATTGCCATGTTAAGGCGTTCTAAGCCTGGTGTCACCTTAATTTCACCACCACCACACCACGATATTTATTCAATTGAAGACTTAGCACAGCTAATTTTCGACCTGCACCAAATTAACCCCAAAGCCCAGGTGTCGGTGAAATTAGTGGCAGAAGTCGGTATTGGCACAATTGCTGCTGGTGTCGCCAAAGCTAACGCCGACATCATCCAAATTTCTGGTCACGATGGTGGTACAGGTGCATCACCACTCAGTTCGATTAAACACGCTGGTTCACCGTGGGAACTCGGTTTAAGCGAAGTGCATCGCGTTCTCATGCAAAATAAACTGCGCGATCGCGTGGTTTTGCGTGTAGACGGCGGTTTTAAGAGTGGCTGGGATGTGATGACAGGTGCATTGATGGGTGGTGAAGAATTCGGTTTCGGTTCCATCGCCATGATTGCTGAAGGCTGTATTATGGCGCGAATTTGCCACACGAATAATTGCCCCGTGGGTGTGGCTTCCCAAAAAGAAGAACTCCGCAAGCGGTTTACAGGAATCCCGGAACATGTCGTTAACTTCTTCTACTTCATTGCCGAAGAAGTGCGTAGTCTGTTAGCACGCCTTGGCTATCGTTCTTTGTCGGAAATAATTGGACGTGCAGATTTGTTAAAAGTGCGCCCAAATGTGCATGTGAGCAAAACCCAAGGGTTGAATTTAAACTGCTTACTTCAGCTGCCAGATACCAAAGAAGATCGTAGCTGGTTGGTGCATGAACAAGTCCATAGCAACGGCCCGGTTTTAGATGACCAGTTACTCGCCGATCCAGACATTCAAGCTGCCATTAGCCATCAAACCACTGTCAGTAAAACTTTAGCGATAGTTAACACTGATAGAACAGTGGGCGCAAGATTAGCAGGAGCGATCGCTTCTCAGTACGGTGATAGCGGTTTTGCAGGACAAATTAATCTCAACTTCCAAGGCAGTGTCGGACAAAGCTTTGGCGCTTTCAACCTCCCAGGTATCACTCTCAGCTTGGAAGGAGAAGCCAACGACTACGTAGGTAAAGGTATGCACGGTGGCGAAATCATTATTAAACCGCCAGCTGATGCTAGCTATAACCCAGCACAAAATGTCATAGTTGGCAATACCTGCGTCTATGGTGCTACTGGTGGCTTCTTGTTTGCCAACGGTTTAGCGGGAGAACGCTTTGCTGTGCGGAACTCCAAAGGCGTAGCAGTGATTGAAGGCGCTGGGGATCACTGTTGTGAGTACATGACTGGTGGCGTGATTGTCGTCCTCGGCAAAGTCGGGCGTAACGTCGCGGCGGGAATGACTGGCGGATTAGCATACTTCCTAGATGAGGATGACTCATTCCCTGAGTTAGTCAACCGAGAAATTGTCAAAGTCCAGCGGGTGATTACAGAAGCGGGTGAGAAGCAATTACAAGAGTTAATCCAAACTCATAGCGATCGCACTGGTTCACCAAAAGCTAAGATGATTCTGCAAAACTGGCAAGAATACTTGCCTAAATTCTGGCAGTTGGTTCCGCCTTCTGAGGCTGATGGCCCAGAAGCTAATCCCCCTATGACTAACAGACAGCTAAGCCCGGTCTAG
- a CDS encoding 30S ribosomal protein S12: MPTIQQLIRNEREKARQKTKSPALKQCPQRRGVCTRVYTTTPKKPNSALRKVARVRLTSGFEVTAYIPGIGHNLQEHSVVMIRGGRVKDLPGVRYHIIRGTLDTAGVKDRKQGRSKYGTKRPKEGAKK, encoded by the coding sequence ATGCCAACAATACAGCAACTCATACGTAATGAACGCGAAAAAGCGCGTCAGAAAACCAAGTCCCCAGCTCTGAAGCAATGCCCACAACGCCGGGGTGTTTGTACCAGAGTATACACAACTACACCTAAAAAGCCTAACTCAGCTCTCCGCAAAGTAGCAAGGGTCAGACTGACTTCTGGATTTGAAGTTACAGCTTACATTCCAGGAATTGGTCATAACTTACAAGAGCATTCCGTTGTGATGATTCGTGGCGGTCGGGTTAAGGACTTACCAGGCGTAAGATACCACATTATCCGTGGCACTTTGGATACAGCGGGAGTTAAAGACCGTAAACAAGGTCGTTCCAAGTATGGAACCAAGCGCCCGAAAGAGGGAGCTAAAAAGTAA
- a CDS encoding phosphodiester glycosidase family protein, which translates to MTNCCRQQDHSAVANKFNHRFFWATMSPIMATLVWLSATWQANPQQSPTNTKPIPTTISQSPTPPLTGVSSSGTQISLNGRTLPGNWLQQPLKAGRVTTYLSDGPFRQLIGVDFLNSSNPARQPVAWFSSATKPVVLATRLLGGYRYLNITNFAQTAGWQLQINGNTLVIATPKAQVINILESQQPVDSSITPLQPTHVVVDLDRPTPWQVTQGQAIKRPQTLTPDPDTVTIKSPTQPNREWIITLDGIADPSLIQRYTPLPPAPPPISSPEPLKQLPAVPETEPLIQKVEVVNNQTIISLSVPFGQSPQINTLANPNRLIIDIRPDAMVQRDITWASGLRWRQQFVNLDTERFPVVWLEINPRKAGLTLKPISTNPDTLTGTAPIIQTAQRYLAAAAINGGYFNRNNKLPLGALRRDNQWLSGPILNRGAIAWNDSGQFYFGRLTLEETLITPNNLRLPILFLNSGYVQSGIARYTPSWGSSYTPLTDNEIILIIQKNQVTNQLSAGKAGEAAVSIPEDGYLLSLRGTAASNALQLPIGTTLSISIATTPANFNLYPHIVQAGPLLVQNGQIVLDAKAEKFSNAFIAEKAIRSGICTTPTGTLIIAAVHNRAGGPGPTLAEHAQLMKLLGCVDALNLDGGSSTSLYLGGQLLDRSPSTAARVHNGIGIFLRK; encoded by the coding sequence ATGACGAATTGTTGCCGCCAACAAGACCACAGTGCTGTTGCCAATAAGTTTAACCACAGGTTTTTTTGGGCTACTATGTCGCCAATTATGGCGACATTAGTGTGGTTGTCTGCTACCTGGCAAGCAAATCCCCAGCAGTCCCCAACAAATACTAAACCAATCCCTACGACAATTTCACAATCCCCAACACCCCCTTTGACAGGAGTATCATCTTCTGGTACTCAAATTTCCCTCAATGGACGTACCTTACCAGGGAATTGGTTGCAGCAACCCTTAAAGGCAGGTAGGGTGACAACTTATCTCAGTGACGGGCCATTCCGGCAATTAATTGGGGTAGATTTTTTAAACAGCAGCAATCCAGCTAGACAACCAGTAGCATGGTTTTCGTCAGCCACCAAGCCAGTAGTTTTAGCCACCAGGCTGTTGGGAGGATATCGCTATCTCAATATTACTAATTTTGCTCAAACAGCGGGATGGCAGTTGCAAATTAATGGCAATACTTTGGTGATTGCCACCCCAAAAGCGCAAGTGATAAATATTCTTGAGAGTCAGCAACCTGTTGATAGCAGCATTACGCCTTTGCAGCCAACTCACGTTGTCGTTGATTTGGATCGTCCAACACCTTGGCAAGTTACACAAGGGCAAGCAATCAAAAGACCTCAAACACTCACCCCTGACCCTGATACGGTGACAATTAAGTCGCCAACACAACCAAATAGAGAGTGGATAATTACCCTTGATGGCATAGCCGATCCCAGCTTAATCCAGCGTTATACTCCTCTACCACCAGCACCACCGCCCATATCATCACCAGAACCGCTAAAACAATTACCAGCAGTACCAGAAACAGAACCACTGATTCAAAAAGTCGAAGTAGTCAATAACCAAACAATTATTAGTCTTAGCGTTCCCTTTGGTCAGTCTCCTCAAATCAACACCCTAGCCAATCCCAATCGGCTAATTATCGATATTCGTCCTGATGCTATGGTACAGCGGGATATTACTTGGGCATCAGGATTACGCTGGCGGCAGCAATTTGTCAATTTAGATACAGAACGTTTTCCTGTGGTGTGGTTAGAGATTAATCCCCGCAAAGCTGGACTAACATTGAAACCCATTTCGACAAACCCAGACACACTAACAGGCACAGCCCCCATAATTCAGACAGCACAGCGGTACTTAGCAGCAGCTGCAATTAATGGTGGTTATTTTAACCGCAATAATAAATTACCCTTGGGCGCACTGCGTCGGGATAATCAGTGGTTATCAGGCCCAATTCTCAACCGAGGTGCGATCGCTTGGAATGATTCAGGACAATTTTACTTTGGTCGTCTCACCTTAGAAGAAACTTTAATCACCCCCAATAACCTACGCTTGCCAATTCTGTTTCTCAACAGCGGTTACGTCCAGAGTGGTATTGCTCGTTACACCCCAAGTTGGGGATCTAGCTATACTCCTCTGACTGACAACGAAATTATCCTTATTATTCAGAAAAACCAAGTTACCAATCAATTATCGGCAGGCAAAGCTGGTGAAGCTGCTGTTTCCATTCCCGAAGATGGCTACCTCTTAAGTTTACGTGGAACTGCTGCTAGTAATGCATTGCAGTTGCCTATTGGCACGACACTCAGTATTTCTATTGCCACTACTCCCGCTAATTTTAACCTTTACCCCCACATTGTCCAAGCTGGGCCACTTTTAGTACAAAATGGTCAAATAGTCCTTGATGCCAAAGCTGAAAAATTCAGCAATGCCTTTATTGCGGAAAAAGCTATTCGTAGCGGTATTTGCACAACACCAACAGGTACACTAATCATTGCTGCCGTGCATAATCGTGCTGGTGGCCCTGGCCCTACCTTGGCAGAACACGCTCAATTAATGAAGCTTCTGGGGTGTGTTGATGCCTTAAATTTGGATGGTGGTAGTTCAACTAGTTTATATCTAGGAGGGCAACTACTCGACCGTTCTCCCAGTACAGCCGCTCGTGTGCATAACGGAATTGGCATTTTCTTGCGAAAATAA
- a CDS encoding polysaccharide deacetylase family protein: MENNKSFLWPQGILVALLALSASLSVGSMMLLKPNTSEAQSRASIKNINTNSVNAKLGTRQRIEGLKATMLTTWQREAQVKGLSYGVSPRFQGAIIESAKLSQGQKVIALTFDDGPWPQTTAQILDILKENNIKSTFFVVGQNVKRYPDLVKRVIAEGHAIGNHTWHHWYHYMNPQAAAYEIDHTTNLIYQTTGVKTNLFRPPGGIMHNGVVGYARNSKYAIIMWSSDSVDYSLPAVPKLINNVFRLARPGGIVLMHDGGGNRTKTVQALPEIIAGFRNQGYSFVTVPELLEMQDKDHKLIANKK, from the coding sequence GTGGAAAACAACAAGTCGTTTCTTTGGCCGCAAGGAATATTAGTTGCGCTGCTTGCATTAAGTGCAAGTTTGAGCGTTGGTTCGATGATGCTGCTCAAACCAAATACTTCTGAGGCTCAGAGCAGGGCAAGTATAAAAAATATTAATACAAACTCCGTAAATGCCAAATTAGGAACTAGGCAGCGTATTGAGGGTTTAAAGGCAACGATGCTGACAACTTGGCAGCGTGAGGCACAAGTAAAAGGTCTTTCATATGGTGTATCACCACGCTTCCAAGGGGCAATAATCGAGTCAGCAAAACTCTCTCAAGGTCAAAAAGTGATTGCTCTCACCTTTGATGATGGCCCTTGGCCTCAAACCACAGCACAAATACTAGATATTCTTAAAGAAAATAATATTAAATCAACTTTTTTCGTTGTTGGGCAGAACGTGAAGCGTTATCCTGACTTGGTAAAGCGGGTAATTGCTGAAGGTCACGCTATTGGCAATCATACTTGGCATCACTGGTATCATTACATGAATCCACAGGCAGCTGCCTATGAAATTGACCACACAACAAATTTGATTTATCAAACAACAGGCGTTAAAACGAATTTATTTCGACCACCCGGAGGAATCATGCACAATGGAGTGGTCGGTTACGCTAGAAATAGCAAATACGCCATCATCATGTGGTCTTCTGATTCGGTAGATTACTCGCTTCCGGCAGTACCCAAGTTAATCAATAATGTGTTCAGGCTGGCAAGACCAGGTGGTATTGTACTGATGCATGATGGTGGCGGTAATCGTACAAAAACTGTGCAAGCTTTACCAGAAATTATTGCTGGCTTTCGCAATCAAGGTTATAGCTTTGTGACTGTCCCAGAACTTTTAGAAATGCAAGATAAAGACCATAAATTAATTGCAAATAAAAAATAG